In Nicotiana tabacum cultivar K326 chromosome 11, ASM71507v2, whole genome shotgun sequence, a single window of DNA contains:
- the LOC142165870 gene encoding uncharacterized protein LOC142165870 produces MAQRQHILQQLKENLQVAQARMKFFADKNRTERVLNEGDMVYLKLQPYKQASVAVAVRKNLKLSAKYYGPYNILEKIGAVAYRLELLVGSQIHPVFHISQLKKRVGPDINSQHQPPLCDDDGCVMVQPMTILRRRVVKISNAATMKVLEEWSNLSPEEATWEDWGYIKSQFPDFISQLQP; encoded by the coding sequence ATGGCTCAGAGGCAACACATTCTACAACAGCTTAAGGAGAATTTACAAGTGGCCCAAGCCCGTATGAAATTTTTTGCAGACAAGAACAGAACTGAAAGAGTATTGAATGAAGGTGATATGGTCTACCTAAAACTACAGCCCTACAAGCAAGCATCAGTAGCAGTAGCAGTTAGAAAGAATCTAAAGCTGAGTGCTAAATATTATGGCCCTTACAATATTCTTGAAAAGATAGGAGCAGTGGCATACCGGCTAGAACTTCTAGTGGGATCCCAGATCCACCCTGTCTTTCACATTTCACAGCTGAAGAAGAGGGTTGGTCCTGACATCAATTCTCAGCATCAGCCTCCCCTTTGCGACGATGATGGTTGTGTGATGGTGCAGCCTATGACTATTTTAAGGAGACGCGTGGTGAAGATCAGTAATGCAGCTACTATGAAGGTTTTAGAAGAATGGTCTAATTTGAGCCCAGAAGAAGCTACGTGGGAGGATTGGGGGTACATTAAGAGCCAATTTCCCGACTTTATCAGTCAACTCCAACCTTGA
- the LOC107776877 gene encoding uncharacterized protein LOC107776877 yields the protein MAGIAIVLDLLRKNPSFTGQTLNSYGAFSAKVAASAAAASSVAATYPFAARAFFGNGAAGVAFCDAGTGFSEDYISSIPSESIINFQYDSLKHSTKQYNIELKPLFSAFMWRNLALTSLRSFLLFYLPLLEPRANMEDEDDEDFLQDTEEDRRVDLVTPFKKSVKQIGRETAVVTTRRVLERLAVHYVSQRMAWKLLKDVPKSAARKAQRGMPSVTYFCSVTRTTSRGHFLGVLASWFVQVGIDIWRFFKSKQDDDMLDRSEKAQLLGRKIYIATVRCGASLVFASIGAGIGAMMFRPTTGQWIGCAIGDVAGPVIVAFCFDKVLHIEL from the exons ATGGCGGGAATAGCAATAGTATTGGATCTACTGAGGAAAAATCCAAGCTTTACTGGTCAAACCCTTAATTCTTATGGCGCTTTCTCAGCCAAAGTTGCTGCCTCagctgctgctgcttcttctGTTGCTGCCACTTACCCTTTTGCTGCTAGGGCTTTTTTTGG TAATGGTGCAGCAGGAGTTGCATTTTGCGATGCTGGCACGGGATTTTCTGAAGATTATATTTCTAGCATACCAAGTGAATCGATAATTAACTTTCAGTATGACTCGTTAAAGCACAGTACCAAACAATACAACATTGAGTTAAAACCTTTATTCTCAGCATTTATGTGGAGGAATCTTGCACTGACTTCCTTGAGATCTTTCCTACTATTTTATTTACCTCTTCTGGAGCCCCGTGCTAACATGGAGGATGAGGATGATGAGGATTTCCTACAGGATACTGAGGAAGATCGCCGAGTCGATTTGGTGACTCCTTTCAAGAAATCAGTGAAACAGATTGGTCGTGAG ACTGCTGTTGTAACTACGAGACGTGTCCTGGAAAGATTAGCTGTCCACTATGTTTCTCAGCGCATGGCATGGAAGCTTCTAAAAG ACGTTCCCAAGTCAGCTGCACGCAAGGCTCAAAGGGGAATGCCAAGTGTGACCTATTTTTGCAGTGTCACAAGAACAACTTCCAGAG GTCATTTTCTGGGAGTTTTGGCATCATGGTTTGTGCAAGTTGGCATTGATATCTGGCGATTTTTCAAATCTAAACAAGATGATGACATGCTTGACAGATCAGAAAAAGCTCAGCTTCTAGGAAGGAAGATTTACATTGCTACTGTCAGATGTGGTGCATCTCTTGTTTTTGCTTCTATAGGGGCAGGGATAGGAGCAATGATGTTCCGCCCGACAACTGGCCAGTGGATTG GATGCGCAATTGGGGATGTGGCTGGCCCGGTCATAGTAGCTTTTTGCTTTGACAAAGTTCTTCACATAGAACTGTGA